Proteins from a single region of Streptomyces glaucescens:
- a CDS encoding suppressor of fused domain protein, with amino-acid sequence MSDARVLAAEAVERHVRHFFEGHSVEVVDYDLGPERREVLPDLRVVLVGPGPRSDSWAYVTAGCWAAMEKDGHGLEFVMTAHVRDQRFIDLMAMIAYYHCGGHQLDLQHSMPIGEPWVPGSTCDHLLISLPYLHGPDLEHCPVPGGHARLLWTLPVTAAEIEFRRRHGHEALEQLFDEAEIIPTDPFRASVA; translated from the coding sequence GTGAGCGATGCGAGGGTGCTGGCCGCGGAGGCCGTTGAGCGGCATGTCCGGCACTTCTTCGAAGGGCACTCGGTGGAGGTCGTCGACTACGACCTCGGGCCGGAACGGCGAGAGGTATTGCCCGATCTGCGCGTTGTCCTCGTGGGGCCCGGTCCCCGCAGTGACAGCTGGGCCTATGTGACCGCCGGGTGCTGGGCCGCGATGGAGAAGGACGGTCACGGCCTCGAGTTCGTCATGACCGCCCACGTCCGCGACCAGCGGTTCATCGACCTCATGGCGATGATCGCCTACTACCACTGCGGAGGACATCAGCTCGACCTGCAACACAGCATGCCGATCGGTGAACCGTGGGTGCCGGGGTCAACCTGCGACCACCTGCTGATCAGCCTGCCCTACCTCCACGGACCAGACCTCGAACACTGTCCCGTTCCCGGGGGCCACGCCCGCCTTCTGTGGACCCTGCCCGTAACGGCAGCCGAGATCGAGTTCCGCAGGCGTCACGGGCACGAGGCGTTGGAACAGCTCTTCGACGAGGCAGAGATCATCCCCACCGATCCTTTCAGAGCGTCGGTTGCATGA